A section of the Chryseobacterium scophthalmum genome encodes:
- a CDS encoding hemolysin family protein, whose protein sequence is MDSDIVRLLLALFLVLLNGFFVAAEFSIVKVRYSQIQLKAADGDSMAKQAEHIIKHLDEYLSATQLGITLASLALGWVGESAMHHVIDNVFHSLNINLAESTVTTVSLVLSFLIITVMHIVFGELIPKSIAIRKAEATTMATAVPLRVFYTVFKPFIWLMNLMSNGVLRLIKIHPASEQEIHSTEELQLLVKQSADSGEIEEENYEIIKNAFDFTDHSAKQIMVPRQNILSIDFSDDLNVIIDKIIESGYSRIPVYENSIDNIIGVFYTKEIIREFVKRKGNLNHDDLKSLMGEAFFVVGSKKISDLLKLFQQKKRHLAIVIDEFGGTEGIITLEDILEELVGEIQDEEDDEEKLVDKIAENTYWVKATQPLDEINESLPKKLTLSEESEYNTLAGFILHALEDIPEENQEFDLENYHFKILKMNNKSVEMVELVYIEPNIVDDILDKLDV, encoded by the coding sequence ATGGATTCTGACATAGTCAGGCTTTTGCTAGCCTTGTTTCTTGTATTGCTTAATGGCTTTTTCGTAGCCGCAGAATTTTCAATTGTTAAAGTTCGTTACTCACAAATTCAGCTTAAAGCTGCCGATGGCGATTCTATGGCAAAACAGGCAGAGCATATTATCAAACATCTTGATGAATATCTTTCTGCAACACAGCTCGGTATTACTTTAGCATCTCTTGCTTTAGGTTGGGTCGGGGAAAGTGCAATGCACCATGTTATTGATAATGTATTTCATTCTTTAAATATAAATCTTGCTGAATCTACTGTTACAACAGTTTCTTTGGTTTTAAGCTTTTTGATTATTACAGTAATGCACATTGTTTTTGGTGAATTAATTCCGAAATCAATTGCGATCAGAAAAGCAGAAGCTACTACAATGGCAACTGCAGTTCCTTTGAGAGTTTTTTACACAGTTTTCAAACCATTTATCTGGTTGATGAACTTAATGTCTAACGGGGTTTTAAGATTAATCAAAATTCATCCGGCTTCAGAGCAGGAAATTCACTCAACTGAAGAACTTCAGCTTTTGGTAAAACAATCAGCCGATAGCGGAGAAATTGAAGAAGAAAACTACGAGATCATAAAAAATGCATTTGATTTTACCGATCATTCTGCAAAACAAATCATGGTTCCGAGACAAAATATTCTTTCTATTGACTTTTCAGATGATTTGAATGTAATTATTGATAAGATTATCGAAAGCGGATATTCCAGAATTCCGGTGTATGAAAATTCGATTGATAATATTATTGGAGTCTTTTATACAAAAGAAATCATCAGAGAATTCGTTAAAAGAAAAGGAAACCTTAATCATGACGATTTAAAAAGTCTGATGGGAGAAGCTTTCTTTGTCGTTGGAAGTAAGAAAATTTCAGATTTATTAAAACTTTTCCAACAGAAAAAACGACATTTAGCTATTGTAATTGATGAATTTGGTGGAACTGAAGGAATTATTACCTTAGAAGATATTTTGGAAGAATTGGTAGGTGAAATTCAGGATGAAGAGGATGATGAAGAAAAACTGGTAGATAAAATTGCTGAAAATACCTATTGGGTAAAAGCAACTCAGCCACTGGATGAAATCAACGAATCTTTGCCTAAAAAGCTTACCCTTTCTGAAGAAAGCGAGTACAACACATTAGCCGGATTTATTTTGCATGCTTTGGAAGATATTCCGGAAGAAAACCAGGAATTTGATTTGGAAAATTATCATTTCAAGATCTTGAAAATGAATAATAAGAGCGTCGAAATGGTTGAATTGGTATATATTGAACCGAATATAGTAGACGATATTTTAGATAAATTAGACGTTTAA